The DNA segment gaCGCCGCGTTGAGCGCGCGTACATGTGTACGCTCCAATGTACAGTCTAGTAACTCGAAGCGCGCTGCAAACGCGACGGTCGAAGTGAAAACTACAAACGCGCGCTCAACGCGGCGTCCAACGCCCTCATGGGTACTAAgccttacccactgcgctcagttaccccgaacacagattacagagtaatgACTCTACATCTCAGCACATCGCCTCCAGGTGTGGGTATGTACACCCTGAAcactaaatcatatttaattatgagtcCTTACAAACCGCTTGCCGATTTTTGTCACCACAAAATTTATTTCTtcgaatgaataaacatttgAAAATGACGTGTTGTacacaaaattttaattcattttgaTTAAGATTCAAATCATAAAACTTTCCAGAGTATTATctaatttatgaaatgacatgaaaaGTGTCGGTTCATATTCATGTTGCTTTATTTCACTTGTGAGTAAAGAAAAACTCTTATTCGCTGAATAGATAAAGGTCAACTTACCCTTGTTGCTATGGGATGAATAAGGTCGTCTTTAAACGAcaaaatagaagaaaaatttttattccactAAGTGTATAAACATCAGATATTAGTTATCGTGTCGTAATTTTGAATTAACAGATCAATGGTGGCAAAACATGATATTATCTGTAGTCTTCAATCTATGTTCATGGTACTGTTGAGTGGTGAAATCATGTCCTCAAATTGATTCAAAGCTATGTACTCATTAttaattcatttaaaaaaatgggtAAAGGGTAAATTTGCATAGTTTTCATTGAACAAGGGTATACAACCACTTTTCTATTTGAAAACATAATCTTCAGTAGGTCTATTttaaattatatatttatacattTTTAATCCAGATACTTCATCGACAGATTAATTTGAAACTTTAAGTTTTCGTCATTGCTTTATCTGATCAGCGAAAATAATACCTACTTATTTACTATAATGGGTGATATATTAAAAATAGAAGCTTTGATATGAAAAAACTAGTTATTAGAATTGTGTTGCAAGCAAACATTTAGTTAAAAGAAATTCACTTatggccatatgcaccgtttcatttaATTCCTTAaacgaatttttttccatagGGATTCTATGCTTGAACGTCGTTTTAGAAATTAAACGAAGTTTAATCAAACGGTGCATAAATACGGCCATTAgagatatttcaattttcagtATTGAATTTTTGTAAAGTCATTAAAAGTATTCACTATGCGCAGGTAACAAAATTTTTGGCGATAAATATTCATTGGTATAATTTGTACGTAACTATCACAACTAACTTATTACGTACAGGTTGGGCAAAGTTAGTGAtatacaactttttaacccaacgagatagaggaaaatgaatggcacatgGTACAACCTCCTTTTTTCGAGAATCTTATagtgccatcaactgcatttcactatcttctttcgttttcgagttataggccaaaatttaaatttggacgatttcaactttgatcattatatccgtttctgtttgtgttaggatgttgaaataaaaacattatggagGCACATTTGTGGTAGCAATCCGGTGgcatattataatttttttccaaaagatttatttgctgagctataacataaatttgttattttttcataatatctgaacgaatcttAGAGCGATGTATgatgatatatttttgaaacgggaaaaaatggccgataagtcattttaaactactgttttcataagaaaaaacacagcTTTATATTATAGCTCTgaaaataaacctgttggaagaaatcatagtacaccactggattgctatcgaaaaagtgttttcatttcaacatcctatcataaacagaaacggagatattgaccaaagttgaaatagcccaaatttcaattttggcccaTAACACGAAAACataagaagatagaggaatgcagtcgaTGCCATTTTTAGTTTCATCAAAAAAGACGAACGTAAGGTggcattcattttcctctatctcgttgggtttgaaagttgtagttcaggtatcaccaattttgcctaccctgtacatATGACTAAAAATAGAAAAAGTAAATTCGGCAAGATTGGTCAAATCTGTAAACAATGAAATAGAATAAATCCTaggaaaaattcgatttttataCCTCCAAATGCGAAAGTAATGGTGGGTTTAGGCAGCGTTTCTAGGAACTAAGACCTCAGGGTCGGTTCATGCAGTGTTACTGCAACTAAGACCTAAGATTTGAACATTCTAATTGGCAGATGACATTAACCTGATCGCTTTCTGCCTAGaagattggtccctttcttaggtattagtttTAAGTAACGCTATATGATCCGACCGTACGAAAAAAACTAATCGAAGTGGAACATATTGAACCCGTGGTCTTAGTTCTTGGGAAGCCTGAATAAACCCACCATAACATAGATAATATGTGCATGAATAAGCATATTAGGATGTTCTCATTAATAAGGAAATTGGAATTCATTATATGCTTGCAATTTTCTTATAATTTCAGAATAGGCAGGATCTTCTGAATGAACCGATAGATTCTGGAACATTCTTTGCACATCATCTGCTGAAGGGCATTCTGGATCGCGTCCCATAGATGAGGAGGATGGCTGTCCACTCGCATTTCGATATTCCTCAAAAATGGGTTTTAGCAAAATCCTTAGTTTTTCGTCAACTGCAGCTTCTGATAACTGTTTATACTCCTCGCGATGAATTATACAGTTCGGTGAACAACTATTCCTTTTTCTGGAGCTCAGAACTCCATTTACTATTTCCCAACAGTTCGAATCCTTCTGTAAAAAAGATGTTTAGAATAAAACTGGTGCCATGCAAAATTGAACTACTCAAAGATGCAGCATGATTAAGAATATTTATGATCTCTACTGAATTATAGTTCATGATAATATCAAAAAACACACTATATTTTAATGGGGAATCAGGCCCTAAAACTTCTATTTCATTACACCCTGCATAGTCTTTGTATATAATATTTTTGTCGAATAGTTGACAAAAAATTTGATTCATTTTAGTGGTTAATGAGTGGGAAGAGTAGGTACATAAATTTTTCCGATTTTAAGACTTTATATAAGAATTTTTACCTTTTTGGCTTTCATGAGTCCTAGTGTGTTAAATAATTCACGACCAGCTCTCCTCTTTGCAATTTTCACGGGTCTCATCTTCCTTTCCGACCTAGAAGTGGTTTCTGTAGATTCATTTTCTACAGTGTAACTAGCATCTCTGGAATGAGAAGGCTGCTGGGAATGGCCTGATGTTGATGGGATTTCTGAAAGAATGAACCATATTTAGAAGATTAATCCTATATCCTTTACTTTAGTGAAACAATCGTAGATATTTTTTGTGAGAGAAGAAATTCTAAGCAGTACAACCTTATATCGCTAAGAATTTTTCTACGTAGAATTCGGTATGAACTAAAATAGAATGAGGAAGAAATTCTCACCATTTCCAGCGAAATTGCTTTTCGTAAAGcaaaaatattaatgaaaaaattgtagaTAGTCAAAACATCATACATTTTGTATGTTTATCAATCTCTCACCAAAACTTAATTGATACAGAAAATAGCGAAAAATTGCAGAAGAGATTCCAGAGTTGGACACTACACagctattttatttttgattccAAAGAAGGAAATTCCTACACGGAAATTTTGGGTTTAATGTTGAAAATTCCGAGCTTGGAGTTGAAATTTCACAGTTTGAAGTCTTAAGTTTCGAGTTGAAAATCAGAATTCGCGGCTTCAAACTTAGAATTCTGTCTTTATGTTATTGCGGTATTGACGACCAAGTAAGTGTGTATCACaagttttatttttgtaacttgaAAAAAGTTTTGGTTATAGTTCTTCCATTTTCTGTGGATTGGAGATCATTTACCTGATACCAGCAGTCTCTACGGTGAAGGAAAAGAATAGGTACTCAATGCATATGTCGTAGGCTTATCGTAAAATCAGTCATATTATAATACGCCTAGGCTTTTTCAATACGACTAGGCATATTGCAATATCACAGCAATAATCCAGGATCTCACAGTTTGACTGACAATTTGAGAcgtattataatacgcctgCTGCTCATTAGGCTTATTAttgtcaaaattcaaaaacgCGCGAATACTTTGGATTCTGATTGATTATACTCGTCGTATGGTAAAAGGACTGACGGCTTGTCATGCTAATTGTGCAATTTatgcaaaaatgaagaaatagtgATAATGACCAAAGAAAGAGTAGTTGTAGTGTAATGTAATGGGCCAAAAATGACTGCAGAAAAAATGCTGAATGTGAGTAATGAGAAATTGAAACTTCTTGAGATAGGTCAAACCGTAGCAATCGAAGTTCCTAGATAGAGGACCTCtggattccaaaaatattttaccaCCCATGGACTGTTAAACGGATGGTTTCGAGGGATGAGATTGATACAGTTATGAAGTAATTAATATCCAAAAAAATAGGGTAATTTCCGCAAGGGAAGCTTCaagattatttccaaaattcgAAGGACGGGGATTGCGAGAAGAGTGTTCTCGCAAACCAAATCAAATCCCATATGAAATATACAAGCAAATGTGATAAGGGTGGaccaataattattcatttttttgtcCTATAAGGGATTTCTATGATTTGCCTGGTACACTGCTAGTCGTATTATAATACGATGTATTTTATACAGTCAAATTCTAAAAACATCACGTACAATAACAATAAGACTAAGAAGCATCAGGCATATTATAACACGTCTCAAATAATCAGTCATattgtcagattttcatttacTTTGTTAGTTTTACAATTCGCCTAGTCATATTGAAAAAGCCTAGGCGTATTATAATAAGACTGATATTATGATAAGCCTGCGACACATTCATACACGCAGAGACGCAGGTTGTCTCTACATACAGGTATTCACTCTGGAGAGTTTAAAAAGTGAATTCAATCGTTCCTTTGTTCTTGCCAGATGGCGCTTGGGTGAATTCCTTCATCCTAGCGACTGCTGGCATCGAATAAATTCGTTCTTTTGGAAGTGGAAGTTCTGCTGTTCTGACGTTTGTCAAATCATATATACCGTAACaattagtgatgcccacgagaccaacgagTCTTCCTCTTTTCGTCGAAGAAATTTCCGTTCATCGTGCAGTATCAAGAAATGAATGTTGATAATTCGTTTCAATTTGTTGAATGAATAGAGTGCATTCCGACAAA comes from the Coccinella septempunctata chromosome 2, icCocSept1.1, whole genome shotgun sequence genome and includes:
- the LOC123308003 gene encoding uncharacterized protein LOC123308003 — encoded protein: MRPVKIAKRRAGRELFNTLGLMKAKKKDSNCWEIVNGVLSSRKRNSCSPNCIIHREEYKQLSEAAVDEKLRILLKPIFEEYRNASGQPSSSSMGRDPECPSADDVQRMFQNLSVHSEDPAYSEIIRKLQAYNEFQFPY